The Sporosarcina sp. FSL W7-1349 genome includes the window ACAAAAAAATTTCTTGGCTAAAAGACGATGTCCCGAATAACACTTGCCGCATTTTATCAAATGCTCGCTTCTTAACAGAAGGTGTAGATGTCCCCGACTTAGATGCTATTATGTTTTTGAAACCACGTAGATCGAAAATTGATATTGCTCAAGCAGTTGGCCGTGTTATGCGTAAATCAGAAGGCAAAGACTATGGTTATGTAATTTTGCCGATAGGTGTTCCGGCTGGAAAGGATGCAAATAGTGTACTCGACAACAACGAGAAGTATCGTGTTGTTTGGGAAGTGCTGAATGCTTTGCGTTCATTAGACGAGCGTTTTGATGCAACAATCAATAAGCTTGAATTAAATAAGAAAAAGCCTGGTCAGATTCAAATTATTGGCGTTGGTGATGCTCCGGAAGGTGGGGAGTTAACGCCAGTTTCACATCAATTAGAATTGATGCTGACAGAAGATGATTTAACGGATTTAGAGCGTGCAATCTACGGTAAACTGGTCCGTAAAGTTGGGAATGTTCGGTACTGGGAAGATTGGTCGAAAGACGTTGCGGAAATTGCACAGCAGCATATGATGCGTATTCGGGTAATGTTAGAGGATAAAAATAGTGAAGCGTATAAGGAATTCGAAAAGTTTATTAAAAGTTTACGCTATAACATAAACAATTCTATTACTGAGACACAATCGATTGAAATGTTAGCACAGCATTTAATTACAAAACCAGTTTTTGAAGCCTTATTCGATTCGTATAGTTTTGTCAAAAATAATCCCGTATCTAAATCTATGGATGCAATATTGTCCATTTTGGATGAACAAGGTCTCATGAGAGAACAAGAAAAATTAGAATCGTTCTACGAGAGTGTTCGAGTGCGTGCTGAAGGCGTAGACAACTTAAAAGCGAAGCAAGATATTATTATCCAACTATATGATAAGTTCTTTAAAGTAGGATTTAAGGAAACTACTGAACGTTTAGGAATTGTTTTCACTCCTATAGAAGTTGTAGATTTTATTATTCATTCTATTGATGATGTATTAAGGAAACACTTTGGAAAGTCTTTAGCAAGTGAAGGTGTGCATGTATTGGACCCATTCACAGGAACAGGGACTTTTATAACCCGATTATTACAAAGTGGTCTTATTTCGAAAGAGGATTTATTACGCAAATATACACAAGAAATCCATGCAAATGAAATTGTACTGTTAAGTTACTATATTGCAGCCATTAACATTGAAGAAACTTTCCATACCCTATACGGGGGAGACTATGTTCCATTTGAGGGAATTGTTTTAACAGACACCTTTGAGAGTACGGAAAGTAAAAATTCATTTATGGATGAATTATTCGATGAGAACAATTCACGAATAAAGCGACAGCAAGAAAAGCCGATTTTCGTTATTCTAGGAAATCCACCATATAGTGCAGGGCAAGGAAATGAAAATGAGAATAATAAAAATATGAAATATGAAATATTGGACAGGAGTATAGCTCAAACTTATGTAAAGTTAGCGAGTTCAAAGTCATTAAGAACTTACTATGATTCCTATATAAGGGCTTTCCGATGGGCAACTGATCGCATCGGAGAACAAGGAGTCATAGCATTTGTAACAAATAGCTCATTTATTGATAAGCCTGTTATGGATGGGATTAGAAAAAGTTTTGCACAGGAATTTAACCATCTATTTATTTTGAATTTAAGGGGAGCGATTCGAGGACGTTCTGGTGATTTAGCCAAACGTGAAGGGCAAAATGTGTTTGACATAATGACAGGCGTTAGTATCTCTGTACTAATTAAGGACGGATCAGAAAAACAAAAAGTTTTCTACAAAGACATTGGTGATTACCTAACGAGAAAAGAGAAAAATGATTTACTTAGTCAATGGCAGTCTATAGAAAACATTGATTGGTCAGAAGTCATTCCTGATAATAATGGAGACTGGATAAACCAACGTGATGAAACTTATAAAAACTTCAGTCCAATGTACGATGAAGAAAATATAAATGAGTCGATATTTACAGAAAAGACGTCTGGAATAGTAACTAATCGTGATTCTTGGGTATATAACTTCTCTAAGCAGAAAGTTTACGATAACACTAAAAGGCTGATCTCTAATTACAATTTTGAGCGACTGAGACTTATCAATGAAAAAAATAAATTTGAACTAGCCGAGAAAAATGAAAAAATAATAAAATGGACAAGGTCTCTTAGACAAAAGCTGGAAAGAAATACAGAGATCATTTTTTCTGATAAAAAAATTGTCAAAAGTTTATATCGTCCATTTACAAAAAAATATTTAAATTACGATAGGAATATTATAGAAAGTGCTCGTGCATATTGGAGAGGTTACTTCGATGAACCCAACGTTGGAATAATGGTTTCAGGTATCGGTTCGAGGAAAGGGTTTTCCGTCTTAGCATTTGATTCTATTCCTAGTATGGACATTATGGAAAAGGGACAAGTCTTCTTATTAAATGGTATTGAGGAAGGAGAGCTATTCAAGGATGAAAGTAAGAGTTTAATTTCTGATAGACTAAGCAAAGAATTTGGATTGGACAAAGAAGATTTCATATATTATATTTATGCAATTCTTCATAGTAAGGAATATCTTAATAAATATGAAAATGATCTTGTAAAAGGATTTCCCCGAATTCCAAAGGTGAAAAATATGAAAGAATTTGTTCGTGTTGGTGAAAAACTTGTAAAGCTTCATATAAACTATGAAGAATGTGCACCATACGAATATATTGATGTTGAGTACAAATCAAAAATACCGTTGTATGGTGTTCAAAAAATGAAATACTCAAAACGTGGACAACGAGATACAATCATATTTAACAGTGATATTATAATCAGAAACATACCTGAAAAAGCATATGAATACGTTGTAAACGGTCGTCCAGCTATTGAATGGATTATTGATCAGTATCAAGTAAAGGTAGATAAGAAGACTGAAATTGTAGATGACCCTAATGAGTATTCAGATGACGATAAGTATATCTTCAATTTATTACTTTCTATTATTAATGTTTCTGTACAAACTGTTGATTTAATCAATAGCTTACCACCTTTAGAAATTATTGAATAAGTGTAAAGTGGAAAGTGTAATGGACGCTTGAACTGTGTTTCGTATCCCTCACAATATTTATTAATCTAGGGGGAAGGTCTTCCTTATAACCTACCTCCCTAGAAATTCACAAATGAAGGTGCCTTATTTCAACCACTCGCTAGTATAAAAACCATTTAGCAAATACAATTGCTGTATATAATCACGAATAAGATTCTTTCTAAAATTCATGTGTTGATTAATAATTTCAAGTTTATCAAGTTTCCTTTTTATCTCTTGATAAGGAGGATAACATATTATTTCGACATTTGAAATTTCATTAGTATTATGCAGCTCTTCAACACACTTGGCAACTTCGTGAGTCAATTCCATTATTTCATTAGCATCAAGCTTTATTTGATGTTCTTCTTCTTTAATCATCTTGACTAATAATGCTTTGGGTGTTGTTTTGCCGTTATATAGCACTTTTATTCGGCTCCTTTCATTAGCCCTTAAGAGTATACTGCTATTTAACAAGTAGCAAGTAGTATTGATAGAAGTAACATTAATCATTATTGCTTGCCCCCGCAACGTCTTTTTTCTCAAACGTAGTCAAAAACGTAGTCAAACATTTGCAATAGCAGCGATAAACCCTTATAATTAGCGGTATTATAACGTTTATCCTAGTGGCGGGTTCGACTCCCGCCGTCTCCATAAGATCTTATGGAAGAAACAAAAAAAGCAGCACAAATTCTCAGTATGGGAAATTTGTGCTGCTTTTTTTGTCCGAGTAATTAAGAGTTCTTGTTCGCTTTCCATGGTTAAGTGATAGAATGGGAGTCAATGCGACATACGGCGAATGGACGGTTGGCACTCCCTCGGGATAAGGAGTGTTTCTATGGAGACTTATGAAGCAATGAGCATGATTCCAACATGTATATGTATGAACAACAGGTAAAAATGACGCGGGGGGAAAAGCAGAGATGGGCAGGAAGAGAAAAAACTTACCAAAAAACTTCGATGAATTAATTGAAGCGGGCGATATAGCGGCTTTAAAAGAGGTGTTTACCCGATGCGAATTGGATGCCCGGGGCGGTTATAGTAAATCTACAGCTTTGAGCTTTAATCTTCCGAATGAATTGGTTCGTTGGCTCGTGGAACAGGGGGCTGATAGTAATGCTACTGACAGTTACGGAAGAACGGCTTTACATAAACATGCGATGAGTTGGTGGGGAAATTGTGAATTGCTGCTTGAGTTAGGTGCGGAGATAGAAGCGCTTGATTATCAAAATGAGACGCCTTTATTTGCCGCAGCGGGTTCTTTTAAGCCGCATGCAGTTCAAACGTTGGTTGCTAAAGGTGCAAATGTTAGTGCAGAAAATAAAATGAAACAGACTCCTTTAGAAAAAGCTTTGGCTATGTGCAGAAATATAGATATTGTGTATATGGCGGAAGTTGCCGATATTTTGCTGAACGCTGGAGCGACTGTAACGCAGAAAATGAAAGACTCGGTTAAACGGATTGGGAACGAATTTGAATTTCACAGAGAAGGATTTAATAAAGACTATTTGCATGAAACCGATGAGGCGCTTTACCGTCTCTATGAGTTATTTGATGTTCCCCCGGTAGGGAAACGGAAGACGCATGATGGTACATCTCCAATAACAGTTTCAACAAAGGGATGGCAGGCGCAGCATCAGGAACTGTGGAATTACCTAATTCCTTCACAAGGGCATGCGAACACCGTGCAGGGTGAGGTGATCCGTATTACGGGTAAAGTGTCCTATGAAATTTTAGATAATGGCGGTATCAATTGGGATCATCAATTTCGTCAGATGCTTAAGGGGTTGAACCATTACTTTAGCTTGGGCACGCCATTACATCCCCCCGCACTTCAGGAGGCAGCCACTCTAGCGAATGAACTTCACAACGGCCATGGTCTTGATGAACCTGCGAGACTATGTGAATTAGCAGTGCAATGGGTACTCAGCAATCCGAATCCGATTACGTTGGAACAGCCCAACTATAAGCGATAACTTTTATATGATTCATTTGTGTTCTATGGAGATGGTATTTGGTCCATTTTCGTTCATGGTCTTGTACAAATAGATGCCATGAAAACAGAGTTTACCGCCTGTAAAAAAGCATATGAATGAACACACAATCTGACGTGAAAAAAGATAGGCTTCGGGGGCCGATTTTTACAGCGTTCGTGTTATACATATTTTTCGGTACATCGCTATGATCTTTTGGTTTTCTTTTTTCCATTCCTTACTTCTCACGGGAAGCTTGAATTGTTTTTCCATTTCGGTCATTAGACCGGCTAACAGTATATCCTTTTGCGGCTGGTCGAAAAAGATGATTCGTTCATATTCTTTTTGGTAATCCGCTAGTGACTTGCCTGTCATTATATGCCACCTTTTCGTTTTTTGCATGAATCAATGTCAATTGCATGATATGCCTTCGTCGGAAACATTTCAACTAAAAAGATATTCGAATGGGGGAAGCTCATCTTGATAAAATATGAAATTCCTGAACTACTTAAAGAACATGAAAACCTAATTACAAGCACTTTTAGGTATAGCAACGAGATCAGTTTTACGCGTGAAAAAACAAAACCATGGGACAGCAAATTAGGCGGGTGTCCCTATTTGAAAAGCAGTGAAGATTATCCGACCGATGAAGATGGAAACCATATGCTGTTTCTGGCACAAATCAATTTGGCGGATATTGAACATCTAGATGAATTGCCGGAAAAAGGATTACTGCAATTCTTTGTTGTAAACGATGAGTTGGTTGGGTTGGAAGAACCGATTTTAGTAAAATACATTGAAGATTACGAGGAAAATGAAGAACAACTAGTGAAAAAGCATCCTTATGAAAATGAAGAAGATAACTGGAATCTTCCCTTTTCGCATAGCGGTAAAATGGTTTTCACATCAAGGGAGATGCCTATGTCTTCCTCATTAGATCTGTTTCGCGATATTTTCATGAATAAGTTATCAGAATCAGAATATGAGCAACTGAGTGATGATTGCTATAGCAGCGATAGCAGAATTGGCGGTTATCCTTATTTTGTTCAGAATGACTATATCGGTTTTGATGATGACGATTTTCTTTTACTGCAACTGGATATCGATGACGAATGCGGCATTATGTTTGGGGATTCCGGTAATTGTGTTTTCACTATTCCAAAGGACGCTTTGAAAAACAGGGATTTTTCAAAAGTAGTGTATGATTGGCAATGTTGTTAGTGAGTGCCGCCGCTAACAATGAACAAAGAAGAGCCCCCCTTTAAGAGTGAGCTCTTCATGAACCTGATTACGCTTCTTGCAACGTCTTAATTACTTCTTCCGCATAGGAATCGGTAAACCGGATCATCCCGTGATCATGTACAATCCGCCCTTCCTTCATGCGTTGGTCAAGCCAATCTGTAATGAAGGAAGGGGCATATCCGCCTTGGCCGAATTCATCCCCAAATATGATGATGTTCGGGTAAACAGCTATGTATTGATCGCGACTGGTGTCTGGATGAGACTTCGTATATAGCCAAAACTGTACATCATACATAACATACGATAATTTGTCTGCGTGAAATGAAAAATGGCCTTTCTCTTCGACAATCCGCGTGCAGATGCTGCGGATTTTCTGTCCCACCTGTCCCACTTCGGTTACCCGAGAGCACAGCTCCTCCAACAGGAGAGAAAATTGGCCGTGTGCTACTTTCTCCAAAGCTTCTTCTTTGTCTTCTTCAGAAGTATCATATTGTTCATCATTCACCAAGCCTTTGATAAACTCCTCAAAATTATCGGCAAGGAAAGTAATTTTATAATCATCTTCTTGATCGAGATGAACAACTGAAGGTTCACCATCTGTACCGCATGCCCGATAGTCTAACATGACGACATCATGACCAGCTGAGGGACAATCACAGATCACCACGCCGATGTCAGGATATCCCCATTCCTCAATCATGAACGGACTGCCGAGATCCCCGCACAGGGAATAGCTTTTCTCGCGACCGATTCCCATAATCCCTGAAATGGCAATATGATCCTCCGCCCAAGAAGTTGGTTCCTCTGTTGGAAAGTTGGTATTTTTCGGCACCCCGCCATTCCGATGCTTCATCAGTTGAACATAAGAGGATGGAAGCTTGTAGCCAAGCTCTTTCTC containing:
- a CDS encoding YwqG family protein; the protein is MIKYEIPELLKEHENLITSTFRYSNEISFTREKTKPWDSKLGGCPYLKSSEDYPTDEDGNHMLFLAQINLADIEHLDELPEKGLLQFFVVNDELVGLEEPILVKYIEDYEENEEQLVKKHPYENEEDNWNLPFSHSGKMVFTSREMPMSSSLDLFRDIFMNKLSESEYEQLSDDCYSSDSRIGGYPYFVQNDYIGFDDDDFLLLQLDIDDECGIMFGDSGNCVFTIPKDALKNRDFSKVVYDWQCC
- a CDS encoding ankyrin repeat domain-containing protein produces the protein MGRKRKNLPKNFDELIEAGDIAALKEVFTRCELDARGGYSKSTALSFNLPNELVRWLVEQGADSNATDSYGRTALHKHAMSWWGNCELLLELGAEIEALDYQNETPLFAAAGSFKPHAVQTLVAKGANVSAENKMKQTPLEKALAMCRNIDIVYMAEVADILLNAGATVTQKMKDSVKRIGNEFEFHREGFNKDYLHETDEALYRLYELFDVPPVGKRKTHDGTSPITVSTKGWQAQHQELWNYLIPSQGHANTVQGEVIRITGKVSYEILDNGGINWDHQFRQMLKGLNHYFSLGTPLHPPALQEAATLANELHNGHGLDEPARLCELAVQWVLSNPNPITLEQPNYKR
- a CDS encoding DEAD/DEAH box helicase, which codes for MSTEAKSSRSFISLVKEMDAPYRTQRDRGTMFELLSRTYFKNEPMYKRLFDDVWTLNEVPEEYGIPKNDTGVDLVAKEHETGDLVAIQCKYYAEDVTIHKQHIDSFLNEVGKKYYSKGIIITSTDNWGKNAEDALLGRDKEITRISLTQLKDSTIDWSEFSYSTPEKVKIQSKKTPRLHQIPAIEAVVNGFKTVDRGKLIMAPGTGKTYTSMAIAEELAKKKNGIFRVLYLVPSIQLLSQTLRGWTADTNYNMDAIAVCSDRKVTKQESNTEFEDITVADIGFPATTSPEKLLKYQERIEMNQAKGDFLTVFSTYQSIDVIIEAQKKGFYEFDLVVCDEAHRTTGATEFGKEDSSFTKVHYDENIKTAKRLYQTATPRVYGDAAKQKAEEMSVVIADMDNPELYGEEFYRIGFGDAIRKGILTDYKVMVLAVDEEMIARRFQQMLANRDSELEFDDITKIIGCWNGLVRRKSDSDEALGAPMKRAIAFTGTIRESKLITDMFSHVVDQYLNQDPEDEHQYNIEIDHADGSMNALEKNKKISWLKDDVPNNTCRILSNARFLTEGVDVPDLDAIMFLKPRRSKIDIAQAVGRVMRKSEGKDYGYVILPIGVPAGKDANSVLDNNEKYRVVWEVLNALRSLDERFDATINKLELNKKKPGQIQIIGVGDAPEGGELTPVSHQLELMLTEDDLTDLERAIYGKLVRKVGNVRYWEDWSKDVAEIAQQHMMRIRVMLEDKNSEAYKEFEKFIKSLRYNINNSITETQSIEMLAQHLITKPVFEALFDSYSFVKNNPVSKSMDAILSILDEQGLMREQEKLESFYESVRVRAEGVDNLKAKQDIIIQLYDKFFKVGFKETTERLGIVFTPIEVVDFIIHSIDDVLRKHFGKSLASEGVHVLDPFTGTGTFITRLLQSGLISKEDLLRKYTQEIHANEIVLLSYYIAAINIEETFHTLYGGDYVPFEGIVLTDTFESTESKNSFMDELFDENNSRIKRQQEKPIFVILGNPPYSAGQGNENENNKNMKYEILDRSIAQTYVKLASSKSLRTYYDSYIRAFRWATDRIGEQGVIAFVTNSSFIDKPVMDGIRKSFAQEFNHLFILNLRGAIRGRSGDLAKREGQNVFDIMTGVSISVLIKDGSEKQKVFYKDIGDYLTRKEKNDLLSQWQSIENIDWSEVIPDNNGDWINQRDETYKNFSPMYDEENINESIFTEKTSGIVTNRDSWVYNFSKQKVYDNTKRLISNYNFERLRLINEKNKFELAEKNEKIIKWTRSLRQKLERNTEIIFSDKKIVKSLYRPFTKKYLNYDRNIIESARAYWRGYFDEPNVGIMVSGIGSRKGFSVLAFDSIPSMDIMEKGQVFLLNGIEEGELFKDESKSLISDRLSKEFGLDKEDFIYYIYAILHSKEYLNKYENDLVKGFPRIPKVKNMKEFVRVGEKLVKLHINYEECAPYEYIDVEYKSKIPLYGVQKMKYSKRGQRDTIIFNSDIIIRNIPEKAYEYVVNGRPAIEWIIDQYQVKVDKKTEIVDDPNEYSDDDKYIFNLLLSIINVSVQTVDLINSLPPLEIIE